From the genome of Edaphobacter dinghuensis, one region includes:
- the nuoF gene encoding NADH-quinone oxidoreductase subunit NuoF, producing MPTLVSHPDEVKVISRRFGQGAANIDKYIELDGYKAVQQAIAEGPEWIINTMKASGLRGRGGAGFPTGLKWSFVPKQSEKPKYVLVNGDESEPGTCKDHVIFREDPHAVIEGTMIAGLAIGSKLGFIYLRGEYRYLLKIVEKAVADAYARGFLGKNIFGTGVDFDIITQSGAGAYEVGEESALMESLEGKRGVPRIKPPFPAVVGLYGGPTVINNAETIANAPHILLMGGEAYAKLGTERNGGTRLFGISGHVERPGVYELPMGYSLRKAIYEVAGGIKDGKKLKAVVPGGASCPVLTADEIDVGLDFDQMAKAGTMLGSGGIVVLDDTVSIVEFALRTIAFYQHESCGWCIPCREGTDWIKKTLTRVYQGGGNKKDVDNVQYLAENMMGRTFCPLGDAAAMPTLGFVKKFRKEFEDYIEGHKAGTPIITVQQLVGAGH from the coding sequence ATGCCTACCCTCGTCTCTCATCCTGATGAAGTTAAAGTAATCTCTCGCCGGTTTGGCCAGGGTGCAGCCAACATCGACAAGTACATCGAACTCGATGGCTATAAGGCCGTGCAGCAGGCTATCGCTGAAGGTCCGGAGTGGATCATCAACACGATGAAGGCCTCGGGGCTGCGTGGCCGCGGCGGCGCGGGCTTCCCTACCGGACTGAAGTGGTCGTTTGTGCCTAAGCAGTCGGAAAAGCCGAAGTATGTTCTGGTGAACGGCGACGAGTCTGAGCCTGGCACCTGCAAGGATCATGTGATCTTCCGCGAAGATCCTCATGCTGTCATCGAAGGCACAATGATCGCCGGGCTGGCCATCGGTTCAAAGCTCGGATTCATCTATCTTCGTGGCGAATACCGCTATCTGCTGAAGATCGTCGAGAAGGCAGTTGCCGATGCTTATGCTCGCGGCTTTCTGGGCAAGAACATCTTCGGTACTGGCGTCGATTTCGACATCATCACGCAGAGCGGCGCGGGAGCCTACGAGGTTGGCGAAGAGTCAGCACTGATGGAATCACTCGAAGGCAAGCGTGGTGTTCCACGCATCAAGCCTCCCTTCCCTGCCGTTGTCGGTCTGTATGGCGGCCCGACGGTCATCAACAACGCCGAGACCATCGCCAATGCGCCGCACATTCTCCTGATGGGTGGCGAGGCATACGCGAAGCTTGGAACGGAACGCAACGGTGGAACGCGTCTCTTCGGTATCAGCGGGCATGTCGAGCGTCCCGGGGTATATGAACTGCCGATGGGCTACAGCCTTCGTAAGGCGATCTATGAGGTAGCGGGTGGAATCAAGGACGGCAAGAAGTTGAAGGCCGTCGTCCCCGGCGGAGCTTCGTGCCCAGTGCTCACCGCAGACGAGATTGACGTGGGCCTCGACTTTGACCAGATGGCCAAGGCCGGGACAATGCTCGGTTCGGGCGGTATCGTCGTGCTCGACGACACTGTCTCCATTGTGGAGTTCGCGCTTCGCACGATCGCGTTTTATCAGCATGAATCCTGCGGATGGTGCATTCCCTGCCGCGAAGGAACAGACTGGATCAAGAAGACGCTGACTCGTGTGTATCAGGGCGGTGGCAACAAGAAGGACGTCGATAACGTTCAGTATCTCGCCGAAAACATGATGGGCCGCACCTTCTGCCCGCTTGGCGATGCGGCAGCGATGCCGACGCTTGGATTCGTGAAGAAGTTCCGCAAGGAATTTGAAGACTACATCGAAGGCCACAAGGCTGGAACCCCCATCATCACCGTGCAACAGCTGGTGGGTGCAGGACATTGA